A genomic stretch from bacterium includes:
- a CDS encoding zinc-binding dehydrogenase codes for MSTVPAYSISTESIAKEQARAGSDLTEFDVSNVLGLDELELRQVGPNDVRMKILAVSAEHNIDHATTADTINIADQRGGKIYPGNSATGEVLEVGANVTKFTPGDIVITHCNGGPDEYGFPTRIWAYDAEDSIGWYSKESVVGDWQLIKAPLDCGLNLWEIAALPLRAPTAYHLWRRGIGIYRLKVPTERRARVNVLGFGGGVSELFLMLAKAEGHRAFFCSGSPERRAALEKHGIEGIDQAAFNRFAGRDDVRAFSKECRKRTDGDSMHIVCDMLRGPVFAAGLACTARQAVNVSAGWQLSQKVEYNSTLMSVKQVTIDHTHYETPDGCAAATELYGSVFKPTLHKEIYGWADLPRAHQEMHLNTQTGIPIVRIADEMPEAVKDLIP; via the coding sequence ATGTCGACCGTTCCCGCCTACTCGATCAGCACCGAGTCCATCGCCAAGGAGCAGGCCCGCGCCGGCTCCGATCTCACGGAGTTCGACGTCTCGAACGTCCTCGGCCTCGACGAGCTCGAGCTTCGCCAGGTCGGCCCGAACGATGTGCGGATGAAGATCCTGGCGGTTTCGGCCGAGCACAACATCGACCACGCCACCACCGCCGATACGATCAACATTGCCGATCAGCGGGGCGGCAAGATCTACCCGGGCAACAGCGCTACGGGCGAGGTCCTGGAAGTCGGCGCCAACGTGACGAAGTTCACGCCTGGCGACATCGTGATCACCCACTGCAATGGGGGGCCGGACGAGTACGGTTTCCCGACCCGCATCTGGGCCTACGATGCCGAAGATTCGATCGGCTGGTACTCCAAGGAATCCGTGGTCGGAGATTGGCAGCTGATCAAGGCGCCGCTCGATTGCGGGCTGAACCTCTGGGAGATCGCGGCGCTGCCGCTCCGTGCCCCCACGGCGTATCACCTCTGGCGGCGAGGCATCGGCATCTATCGCTTGAAGGTTCCCACCGAGCGCCGGGCGAGGGTGAACGTGCTGGGCTTCGGCGGCGGCGTCTCCGAACTCTTCTTGATGCTGGCCAAGGCCGAGGGGCATCGCGCGTTCTTCTGTTCCGGAAGTCCGGAGCGCCGGGCTGCCTTGGAGAAGCACGGTATCGAAGGCATCGATCAGGCGGCATTCAACCGCTTCGCCGGCCGGGACGACGTGCGCGCCTTCAGCAAGGAATGCCGCAAGCGCACCGATGGTGATTCGATGCACATCGTTTGCGACATGCTGCGCGGGCCGGTCTTCGCCGCGGGCCTCGCGTGTACCGCACGTCAGGCGGTGAACGTGAGTGCCGGCTGGCAGCTCTCCCAGAAGGTCGAGTACAACTCGACGCTGATGTCGGTCAAGCAGGTGACGATCGACCATACGCATTATGAGACGCCCGACGGCTGTGCCGCCGCGACCGAGCTGTATGGCAGCGTGTTCAAGCCGACGCTGCACAAGGAAATCTACGGTTGGGCGGATCTGCCGCGCGCCCACCAGGAGATGCACCTGAACACGCAGACGGGCATTCCGATCGTGCGCATCGCGGACGAGATGCCCGAAGCCGTGAAGGATCTCATTCCCTGA
- a CDS encoding cytochrome P450 has protein sequence MPGNDGLRLLDPSLYARGGPPHELFTELRRNAPVSRWEIERIEPFWAIVRHADLTSISKQPDIFLSEPGITLAPVDGSATDVPGFSSMRVVINMDPPEHRKVRKVASPSLTPRALKRIDPIVEESANRLVSALAETAGDEVDLVTAIAAKHPLRVLSTALGITHEQEEKVLELTNRLFAADDEELGGGNQPNDFAQLGKEFLELFLPIIEDRRQNPSDDLASVLANGQIDGAPMGPMETLGYYLIAFSAGHDTTKNALAGGLRALVEHPDQFEKLRRDPSLVPSAVEEILRWTSPVNYMKRTPNRDVEVNGQKIPEGEAVVMFYASANRDEDFFDDPFTFDIERKPNPHVAFGHGEHFCMGSHFARRSMAAILNQLVRRVEGWELAGEPEWIKASFVVGLKHLPVRCRMAS, from the coding sequence GTGCCTGGCAACGACGGACTGCGACTACTGGACCCTTCCCTCTACGCCAGGGGTGGCCCGCCCCACGAGCTCTTCACCGAGCTCCGCCGGAACGCTCCGGTATCGCGATGGGAGATCGAACGCATCGAGCCCTTCTGGGCCATCGTGAGGCACGCTGACCTCACCTCCATTTCCAAGCAGCCCGACATCTTCCTGAGCGAGCCTGGCATCACGCTGGCTCCGGTCGACGGGTCCGCGACGGACGTGCCGGGCTTCAGCAGCATGCGCGTCGTGATCAACATGGACCCGCCGGAGCATCGTAAGGTGCGCAAGGTAGCGAGCCCGTCGCTCACCCCTCGCGCACTGAAGCGGATCGACCCGATCGTCGAGGAGAGTGCGAATCGCCTCGTCAGCGCGCTGGCCGAAACGGCGGGAGACGAGGTGGATCTGGTCACCGCGATCGCCGCGAAGCACCCGCTTCGCGTGCTCTCCACGGCCCTGGGCATCACGCACGAGCAGGAGGAGAAGGTCCTCGAGCTCACCAACCGCCTGTTCGCGGCTGACGACGAGGAACTCGGTGGCGGCAACCAGCCCAACGACTTCGCCCAACTCGGCAAGGAGTTCCTGGAGCTCTTCCTTCCCATCATCGAGGACCGCCGCCAGAACCCCTCTGACGACCTGGCGAGTGTCCTGGCCAACGGCCAGATCGACGGCGCTCCGATGGGGCCGATGGAGACGCTCGGCTACTACCTGATCGCCTTCAGCGCCGGCCACGACACGACGAAGAACGCCCTGGCCGGCGGCCTGCGCGCGCTCGTCGAGCACCCGGACCAGTTCGAGAAGCTGCGACGCGATCCCTCCCTCGTGCCCTCGGCGGTGGAGGAGATCCTGCGCTGGACCTCCCCCGTCAACTACATGAAGCGGACCCCGAACCGGGACGTGGAGGTGAACGGCCAGAAGATCCCGGAGGGCGAGGCCGTGGTCATGTTCTACGCCTCAGCCAACCGGGACGAGGATTTCTTCGACGACCCCTTCACCTTCGACATCGAGCGCAAGCCGAACCCGCACGTCGCCTTCGGCCACGGAGAGCACTTCTGCATGGGCTCCCACTTCGCACGCCGATCGATGGCCGCCATCCTGAACCAGCTGGTACGCCGGGTCGAAGGCTGGGAGCTCGCCGGCGAGCCCGAGTGGATCAAGGCCAGCTTCGTCGTGGGGCTGAAGCACCTGCCGGTGCGGTGTCGCATGGCGAGCTGA